The sequence below is a genomic window from Montipora capricornis isolate CH-2021 chromosome 14, ASM3666992v2, whole genome shotgun sequence.
CTTTTGGAATATACCATTCCTGGGTTTCGAACGCCATAAATTATGGTGGGAGGGCAACCTGAGGGCAAACGGAAAAATTGCAGTAAACGGTGGAAAAAAATCGGCTCATTCCCTTTCTCGAATCTTTCGAATTGTACCAACGGCTGACAACATCTGTCATCTGTCATGACAGAAGTTGACATTCTTCGAAGAACGATGTTACACGTAGAGGGCATCCCTGCACGCATAACGAAACCGTCGGCTTTTTCTTGTTAAAAGAGTTCTTAAaaatcttctttaatttttttttctagttatAGTTATCTAGTTTTCTAGTGATATCGGATTAGTAATacaaaaaagaatttcaaatGATCTGGtattaattccttttttttttacttaacagCTGGATTTTGAATCAGGCAACAGCAGCCAAAAATTTGCATTATTAAATGGGAAATCCTTCAATAAGTTCAAATCCAGTCCGCCTTTCGATAAATGCTCTTCAAGCTGGCACGTGCAGTTGAGATGCTGAACTCCAGCCCTCGCTCAGAAGTTGTTACAGGAGTGGTCACTTGTGCACCAACTGAATGAAGCGCGGATCCGAATGATATAGACGCTGCGCTAGCAACGTCAGGGGAGCAACGAGATGATACTCGACACGATGTTGGTGTTTATACATATACACGAACAGCTGCAGAACGAAGGAATCATACTTCACAAGATGTTGATGCTGCTTCACTTGCGCCAAAGGAACGATGCACTGAATCTGATACTCCACAAGCAGTCGATGCTACACGTGGTCTGCATATCACATCACGCACGCCAAAGGAACCAAGTATTGATGTGATATGCAGACCACAAGATGATAATACGTGTGCTGATGGTGCAATCTCGGAAAGTGCGGCAGAGCCAAGTCAAGCTACTGAGACCCCTGTTTCAACAAAGCAACCGCCTAAGCGAAAAGTACGGCTAGTATTTTCGCCAGAGAACCAAACACAGCCAAAGAAACCCAAGAAAGAGGACGAGTTGCAGCGATCATGTAATGAGTGTCTTGTTAGTGGTAAGTGAATCGaaaattgttaataataatagaaaaaaaacttcttcGGCAGCTGTAACTACATTTTGTGTTTCATTGCATGGTTTGACTCTGGGACGAAATTTGCCCACAATTCAAGTACTCTGGGTATTTTTAAGTTCACCAACCTacaggccactttcaaaaataccactactttgcataaacattgtttccattttctcctgggacttACTATGGTCCCAAGACTGAAGAGACAATAAAAGcaatacttatgcaaaattttggaaggacaagcaaagagtattatggtatttttgaaagtggcttTTTCCTTGAAAGTATTAAGTGGTTGTtagaggactgggaactaattCTCAGAGGAATTGCCACTGATTAGCCTCCAGAAGAAAGTATTACCATcaaaagtgaaaataaacaaaaatttgtcaGAGTGGTTGCATATCTACAAAatacaacattttaaaattggtcTTGGGGATTTTGACGATTTTGatgtttatttaataatatcCAAAAATGAACGTTACGTAGGTTGTGCAGCTGCAGTATTCGGGACATTTACGATCAAAAAAAGGTTCCGACTGTCCtccattttgagaattttgcAATACAACAGGGACTGTCTTAAAATCTTATTAATCTTGGGCTGGATCagaccaaaaatactattttcaAGAGTTTGAAATGGTCAATGGCCTTTGGGGAGAACTGTACTTTGAAAGTCATTTGGATAGCAGGTAGTTCCAGATAGTTATAGAAAGGGATCTATATCAGTGTTCTCCTTATCAGGTGGTAACCAGTAAAATTTACGGCCTCAAGCAACACTTCTTACCGCCTGCAACCTCTTGGAAGGTTTACTAAAACTATATGAGTCATTTTAAAAAACTACCATTCAGGAATTGTCCCTTACCTGCTGAGCTAAAACTTTGGGAGAAGACTGCTACATGCAAACCAAAAACCATGAACACAATTGTTGTGTACTACTtgagcaatagaggactttttccgtgttcaCCTAGCATCGTATAAACACGAGgggggttgggagaatttgagagAGTTAAGCATAATTATTGAAAATCATCCCAGTACTTGAACTTATCCAAATTAGTGTGTTGTCACAACCATGTTTTTATACTCTAATCTAAACATACCTATTGATcaataattttgtaatattattatatttaaaaTATCAATTGTATCATGAGAAACAAGGATGTGAACGATGATTATATTGGAAGCCCTCAAGTGTTAATTTTCTTAGCCATTTGGTTTTTCTCATGCATTTTTCTGGAATTCAAACTTACCTGTAGTTAAGGAAGGATGGATGTTTGTGGTATCCCTGAAATGTCTACTCAATGTTCATCCAATTTTTGTTTCGCCTTTCATGTAGCTACAGCACACTTCATTCCAATTGGTAACATAGAATTACCAACAAAAACAAGGCAATTTAGGAGGGTTAGCAATGAGTTCATGTACAGTCTGCAagctgaaatggaaaaaaatccaGCTGGGAGCTATGGGGCCCTTTTCGTGGTAGCCAAGGGACTATCAAACAAAGAAGAATGAAAATTAAAGGACAAAGATTCCTACAGTTATGAAGTCCTTGGTGGAACACACCTGTCTTTGGCCACAAAAGTAATGCATGAAAGGCAACCCAACAACCCACACTTTGCTGGGAGAATGTGCAGAATTTATGTTGGGCTTAGCAATGAACAAGCCATTTACCTGGGAGCTATGCTGTAATTCGGTTCTGAAAGTGCTGGCTGcacaaggaaaaaggaaagagtACCTTGTTTGGATATTGTCTTGTGGCTATTATCAAactttataataaagtttctatataacgcgcgctctcattggtttaaacagcgtgctttatgagagtacaaagcacggaacaaacgaaagcccaCGCCATCattcgcagaaatggcagatgaatttccgaattttaccttgggtattattgaagctgtcagttaaaggcttgctcagatattctgtcaagtgctttggatggaagacctcaaccgtcgcccggtccagcagttctttcaagttcagaaagtcctcacgctggagttcttcatttacaaaattcccaacaggttttcagattccagccgcaagcaatgaagagtttgttttccagttgtcatgtcggaaacgtgcaggttttcatgggcaacaattcggccggttttcactgaacttaatcatttagatcctcttttttgctgttttttacggactgaaccgaacattgaggcacttgtttttccataaattctaattttgtgtgattttccagttgattgatgttttgacaagcctttgtttcattaaccaatcaaataatcttaaacattcttacaagcgcgctgattggtccaaagtagcgtgctttatcagagtataaagcactgtgctgacgacatctcagttcgccacaagcagcgcgcgctttgaaaataaagtagaatttttgaagaaaattacttgttttttatcataaaacaaataaagaagccttgactgtgctctgttctgttgtaaagcacttaggaagcggctagagcactcaagaagtagggagaaacactcgcctatcggctcgtgtttccccctacacttctttcgtgctctagccgtttcctgcgtgctttacaacagaacagagcacagtcaaggcttctttatttgttaactATTTGCCAGATTTAAATAATAAGCAGTTAACACAAATCACTATGCAAATATTAGTGCAGCCGTTGTTTAATATTCTGCTATGTGAGCTGACTGTAGGTAACGTTTTATGGTAGTCACTACTGTGTtggctttattttgttttttgatcCTGTTTTGAGTGACAAAATTTTCTGCATTCATATTTGTGAGATATAAATTAAACAATATATTATGTCTTCATTTGATACACGTTGAACGATGTCGCATGCAATTATTTGGATGTGCAGATGTTTCGGTGATCCACCAAATCCAGGCCCATCATGGAGGGATGACTTTTCTCGTATATTGTGTAAAGAGGTATGTTACAGTCTAAAAACGTCTTGTGTTCTTCTTAATAATTGTACATAACTATCATAGCTTTCATTAATAGAGAGCAGTTGCAAGTTATTATTAGTTTCAAAGTTAGAGCCTTAGATTGAATATCAGTTGTTATTTAATACAACTGTTAGTTAGTGACAGTTCTTTGTAACTTGTTTAACAAAGTGATTGCTGCATGACGTCAACTAGCGGTACACTTGAGTTCAAACTTTTTACAGCACAGGCACTGAAGTAGCACACAATGCACACATTCAACAttgtaattatttgaaattcaCAATGATTATGATGTTGTGAGTGTTACATtaaattatttctcttttgcCTTCTATTAACttgatttggttttgttttcttaaaattacatTACAGAAGAAAAGATTAAGTGAAGTGTTTGCTACATGTATGGCTAGAGTTGGTAAAGATGTGTGGAAAGAATTTCAGGAGGTGAATTCATTGTGTGAGAAAGGGACCCTCAAAGACCAAAAAGTCAGTGCAGGAGAAGTCATGCGGGGAGTTGTCAGTCTGAAGCAATGGCACATGAAGCCACTCTGTAGTCTAAGTGATGAACAAAGGCTCTATTTAATAAGAAAGGTGAAGTGAACAGTCTTATTTAATTTTAGTCAGTGTTAACGGTTATTTCCCCCATAGTGTTCTTTAATACTATAATTTACAATGTACCCAGTtgatacagtactgtgcaaaagtaatgatagcgaatttcgtcgaatttcgtgctttgttctcaacgaaatttcggcgaaatttcgtcgaaCTTTCGCTTTGGAGACATGCGAAATTTCCTGTAGgttgagcgaaatttcgaaaggtctAACGAAATTTCACCGAATTTTCGCCCAGGAGAAgtgcgaaatttcgttttgcttTGGCGAAATTTCGGAAAGTGtaacgaaatttcgccgaatctTCGCTCTGGAGATgtgcgaaatttcgaaaggagAGACGAGAATTTCGTTCAAAATGCGAAAGAAATTGCGAAAGGTGAGACgaatcttctttcaaaatgcgtgcgaaatttcgttttgccaGAGAGAGCTACAGTAAGTTTCGACGTTGGTAGTGTAATGGCTGCCCTGATCTTGGCCTACAGATGTAGGTCTTGAACATAAATACGCATGTATCATATCACATTTCGCAGTTTTCGAATTGTTGTTAACTGCGAATAGTTCGTAGTTATGAGAACATGGAACGACCTGCAACCACCTCAAAAGATTCAACAACCACTCACAAACAATCGAATGCCTCTTTAAACAAGCGAGATGACAATGCATTCGgcgcatttttatttttaaaattatcaacatcTTAATACACAGGAGCTGGTCAAGACCGATTTCCAACGTTTTACGGGAATGTCATTTTACTAGGGCAAACATGGAACAAGCAAAAGTGTACGTAACATACAAATAACCAGGCTGCCAAAAGactgtaattttaaaaatgcattgTAGACCTCTGTAGAAAATAAATTTGCATCTTTTAAATTTGCGCGGGAGAAGATAGGTTATTGTGCGAGGAAGGAGATGGCGGCTTCTTTTAAACTTCCATCTCTGACCAGAAAACGGCGACGTGGATTTGAGTTTCCAGAGTTCCCATGGAGCTCtgtaaaaattaaagaagagcTTGGAATAAGAAGGTCTAAGATTATATACGGATTACTTCTTTGTACAGCAGGGGACACCAAGCATGATAATGGGTGGTTCTGCTATGTTGACATTATGTTTTAAAGTTATCCTTAATGATGAATAAAACACTGGAGTCTATCTAAGCGCCATGTACTTGAAATGTTTATATTCTTCATAGCAGGAAAGAAACGTTTTCCAGATTTGTTATAGTAACTGTACATATCTGGACCAGGCTTTTTCAGTTAACTCAAATACGTGAAAAAGTACCCTCGTGTAATGACCACAAATGGTGAACGAAATTTCCATCTCCAAACGAGATTTTCGTTCGACATTTCGCTCACACAAACAAAGTGTtggaaatttcgtttgaaatttcgcTCCCACTTGCGAAACAGTTTAAGAACTCTATGGCCAAATTTGATGATAACCAGATCATTGCCATGCTCGCAGAAATGAGAGACAGCCCACCGCCTATCTCGCCGATCAAGTCTCCGCAGAAAAACCGCTCTGACTCGGAAGACGAAATTCCATCGTCCCAACCAGCCTCCACACGTCCAAATGCGACAGCAGGCACCAAACGAGCCAGCCCAACAGACGAAATCCAGCCGTCACAGCCAGCCCCTAAACGTCCCAAGACGGAAATGGGCTTTAACAATCTGCACAACAAGATCGCGTACATTGAGCTGTTCTGAGAGAACACGCCAGCAAGGGAACCTGCCCAATTGGTCTACAATATCGGCCCAAGCCACACCTCAGACCAGACAAGGACTTTCAAACCTGTCTTCAGCAGATCTGTTCCAGAGCTGAACAAGACCTCCTCCGACTTATGATCCgtcaacaggaaaaaaatgtCAGCGCAGATACGAAGGCCcttacggaccttaacgagacgctgGCCGCCATGTTTCCTGACAGAAACAAACGGGAACAAGCCGAACAGAGGATCCAGCACGCTACAAGCAGATCCACTCTCAGAGGCCACAAGTCCAAACCAGCTGCCAGACACAAGCAGAATACAACTGACGAACTCActttattaaaagcaaaaatgaaCGAACTTTCAACTCTATTTAATGTATtttggaaaaatgaaaataaagaaagagttgCAATTTACCCAGTTGTCTGTTTTACTGACTCTGGACAAGCTATCTCTAAGCGATCCCAAACTAAAAACCTGAAGTGATCCCGCATgcgcaaagcaaataaaaatcaGTACGTTATACAACTTCGGGCAAACAATGAAAATTCATAAAGAACTTGTCCCGCAAAATACTTACTGATCACGAAACAGCTTTGCCAGCAAAAGGTCTCAAATTTATTCCAACTCCCCCAGTACCAGCTTCACATAAAAGCCTACttaaagactttcaagtctttacCCGCTATATGCGCTTACAATATATATTCGCTGACTCAGCAGGCAAGCCCCACCCGTTCCACGTTAAATCAAACTGGCAACCGCCACCACAACCATCAGTGGCACTGGAAAGCTATTTGGAACGCACAAAATTTGAGATTGCCTCCATCatcttttcaaatgaaaaagatAACCTTTCAGCACAGCAAAGGGAAGCCCTGAAAATCCTTAGCGCGAACAAAGAGATCAACCTCAAAAAACCGGACAAAGGGACCACAACTGTCATTATGGATACCAGACAAAAAATACAAGAAGGTCTAGAACAAGTCTCCAACGCGAATTTCTATAAACCTCTTGAAACACCTATTGTATCCTCGACAGCAGTAAAAGTTGGAAATATAGTCAAAACTTTGTTCGATAAAGGACACCTTGACAATATGACCTACAAGTGGCTTTCTTCAGGCCAAAACCCACCGCGAATACCAGAATTTTACACGCTGAccaaaatacacaaaaacaCTCCTGTCGGCAGACCAATTGTTTCTGGTAGCAGTGGCCCAACAGAACATATCTCCTGTTTTGTTGACTCCCTTTTACAACCGATCGCTCAAAAACAAGAGTCATATATCAAAGACACTACCCACTTTATCAAATTCATTGAAAACACTCCACTTCCCGACGGAGCGGTTCTAGCTACCCTTGACGTTTGTTCACTCTACACTAACATTCCACAAGAGGAGGGAATCGAAGTTGTTTGCCAATATTACCAAGAGTACTATCAGTCAAAAACACCCATCCCTAAACAATCACTTGGGGACCTCATGCGACTGATTCTCAAAGAGAACTCTTTTAAATTTCATGACAAACACTACCTACAAATGCACGGAATAGCTATGCgcacaaaaatggcagtagctTTCGCCGTCATTTTTATGGTGCACATTGAAAAACAACTACTAGCCCTCAGCCCACATAAACCTCTCATCTGGAAGAGATTCATCGATGCAATCTTCTCAGTGTGGACCTTACCCAAAGCAGAAatcaacaattttattgttttcgccAACTCATTCCACACCACAATTAATGAGATGGTAGTAACAAACTTATCTGCACCTATGAGTGTAGTACATTGCTATAAATAGTGACATGATAAGAGGGGAACCACAAATTGGTATACCCTTTAGTCATTCTGCACCTCTTAAAAACCTCAGTTTTCATTAGATCCTGATCACCTGCACCTCCATTGTTTTTAGGGGTGCTGTAAGAACATTGTTTGTAGTATTTGTTCGCTTATTCTGCCAACAAATAATGTCAggtattaatttaaaaaaaatggtgcATGGCAACCCTTGGCCAGTCTaggatacatgtacagtgtacttcATCTGAGCGTCCCTTTTTATTGTTCCTGGATGCCTTGCCCCATCGTTCATTACAGTTATCTTTCTTTCCACTAGGATGTGATCAAAGAAGTTAGTGACATAGTTGTTCACGTGAATCTTAAGTGGCTGATGACCATATTCAATGTCATTATAGTATGCCCTGTTAGTACATGTAACTTTGTTGTGGAAGCTATGACAACATCTGGAGCTGCCAAGACACAGCAAGGTTTCATCGTTAACTTGGGTAGGAAAAGAGAGACAAGAACAAAAGGTAAATAGATTTTGAATTAACTATTAAAGGTTCATCCCAGTGAAAGTAAGCTTATAATAGTTTCAACAATCTTTTGTAAGTTTCCAGGTGCATGAAGAGGATCGATATTCATGCACTCAAGGGGAAACCTTACCCACAATATAATGAGCTTGATTTAATCTGGGACTGGCAATGcagctgtacatgtagttacagAGATTCCCATGGAACACTGAGTTCACTTTGGTAATGAACATTAAGATTGGGTAATTCCAAACCTAAATTGTTCCAACCTTAAATCTTCGTCATGAAAGAATTGGTGTCAAACAGTAACAttgaaaaatttaatttttttcggtGTGGTGTGGGGCCAGAGCCCAAGTTGGGTTGGGTATGCACAGTTGTAGATTAAGACTCGTGTTACTCGTGTGAGTTTCGAAAAGTGAATAAAACGTTTGCCATGTCATTGCTTGTCTTGTTTGTGTCTTCTCATGACTGAGGTAGTCAACTCATTTGTTGTGGGGCATTGGGCAGTGGCAAGAAAAATGGTGGACAGACGTGTCCAATGACACATCAAATGTGGTTACAGTGGCGAGTGAAGAAGCAGACAAACAGCCAAAAGAAGTTTATGAGCACCTTCTATCAACGTTTTCTAAGGAAGGGGATCTCATCCTTGACATTGGCAGtggaaatggtaaaaaaaatgtttttattgtttAGCAACCACAATACACCACTGAAAACTGTGCATTTAATGCCCATTCTTTGATTTGACACCAAACACAGGGAAAAAGTGATAAGAATTTTCATGAAAGTGTGCTTTTAAAGAGGCATGGTATCGGCCTCGAGTATTCTATATGCAAACATACAATAACCATGAGTTCTTTAATTACTTGGCATCTACCCTTTTAAGACATAGTAAAATTGGTGTTTATCGTTTTTTCGTTTTCAGGAAACGGATTGCTGGCTGGATTGAGTATGAAAAGGCCACCTATTTACATTGATCAGTGGACAGAGGAAAATGCCCTGTGGCATCTTCTTGAGAATGTTAAAGAACAATCACAGTTCAATGGCGACTCAACGTAATGGGGTGTTATATGCTGTCCAGCATTTTTATCAACCCAACGGA
It includes:
- the LOC138031631 gene encoding uncharacterized protein, with product MRLQYIFADSAGKPHPFHVKSNWQPPPQPSVALESYLERTKFEIASIIFSNEKDNLSAQQREALKILSANKEINLKKPDKGTTTVIMDTRQKIQEGLEQVSNANFYKPLETPIVSSTAVKVGNIVKTLFDKGHLDNMTYKWLSSGQNPPRIPEFYTLTKIHKNTPVGRPIVSGSSGPTEHISCFVDSLLQPIAQKQESYIKDTTHFIKFIENTPLPDGAVLATLDVCSLYTNIPQEEGIEVVCQYYQEYYQSKTPIPKQSLGDLMRLILKENSFKFHDKHYLQMHGIAMRTKMAVAFAVIFMVHIEKQLLALSPHKPLIWKRFIDAIFSVWTLPKAEINNFIVFANSFHTTINEMVVTNLSAPMSVVHCYK